Sequence from the Microbacterium faecale genome:
GGTCGTACCCGCAATGCGGTGGTCTCAACGACTCGGCGATCCACTGGGATATCGTCAAGGACCTCCGCGGTGGCGGCAGTCTCCTCGCCGACGACACGCCACTCATTGAGCACGGTCACGTCTTGCCTACGCTTAGGCGCGATTACTCCCGGAGGTAGGGAAGCGAATCCCCGCGCCGATGGTGCGCTCGGCCATCGTGTCTACGGCGGCCCGTTTGATCGTCATCTTGGACGGCCATCAGACCGCCTGGGCGAGGATATGCAGCGCTGCGGAGTCGAGCGCCCTCGCTCTGTGCTACGGCTGGGGCACCTTGATCATCGCCCCGGCGACGAGGAAGACGATCGCCGCGACCGGCTGTGCCGCCGTCCAGAGCGGACCGGAGAAGGCGAACGGGAACACCGGGTTCCACACCACCGCGATCGCGACGAAGATCGGGATCCACCACCACTGCTTCGCCTGCACCGCGAACCAGGCCGTGATGAGTGAGAGGATCGCGACGACGAAGAGCAGGATCGTCGTCCAGCCGGCGTCGATGAAGACGGGCGCAAGGAAGAGCGCCGCTGCGGCGAGGATGCTCGGCGCCAGGGCGTTGCGCTGATAAGCCGCCGCCGACTGATTCCGTTCGCTCATTGATGCGTCCCTCCGTGTGGTGCTGTCCCGGCTGCGCGCAGCCCCGTCTTGGCGGCGGATGTCACTCCAGGGTAGAGGGGTCGAATGTGTGGTGTCGGTGGTGCGATTCCTTGGGCGGTTCGGTCTCCTCCAACGCGAGGCTGTGGGCGACGAGCGCCTCGTAGTCGACGGCCGCTCCGCGCAGCAGCGTCTCGATCGCGTGCTCCGCTTCGGCGTCAGTGATGTGGCGATCGCAGAACAGGGCGAAATAGTGCACGAGCGAGCCGACCGTGTCGAGGAGGAGATTCCGGTCGGCGTCCGGGCGCAGATCGCCGCGGGCGGTAGCGCGATCGAGCGTGTGGCCGACGGCGCGACGCGCCGGTTCGATCAGGGTGTCCAGGTACTGCGCCCGCAGCTCCGGAGTCGCTGCGCATTCGGCAAGGATTGCGCTCAGCGCGTCGGGTCGGATCTGGCGGTACGCGACGAGGAAGACCTTGAAGCTCTCGTCGAGATCGCACAGCGTGCACCCGGTGTCTGGAGAGAGCGGGGCCTCCAGGCGCGACCCGATCGCCGCGAGGGCGAGGTGCACTCGATCCGGCCAGCGTCGGTAGATCGCCGGGCGGGACGTGCCCGCGCGTCGTGCCACGCCGCCGAGACTCAGCTCCTGGTAGCCAGATTCGTCCAGGATTGCGAGAGTCGCCGCGAGGATGGCGTGGTCGAGGTGGCGGTCCCGTGGGCGACCCGTCTGGGCGGCGCTGGAGGAGGGGGTGGACACTCAGCGAGTCTAACATTATCGTTACGTGACATGATGAAACGAAATGATGAGGTGCTCGCCTATCCGAGGACGCGCGCGTGGTGGGGTCTCGCGTTGCTCGTCGCACCGATGTTGGCCGTCGCGAGCGACCTCACGGCGCTCTTCTTCGCCGTTCCGACGTTGACCGGGGATCTCGGTGCGACGGCGACCGAGTCGCTCTGGATCGTTCACGCGTACGGCTTCCTGATCGCCGGGTTTCTGGTCACGATGGGAAGGGTTTCCGACCGCGTCGGCGCGCGCCGGCTGCTCCTCTGGGGAGCGCTGGCCTTCGCAGCGCTCTCGATGGTCGCCGCCTTCGCGTGGTCTCCCATATCGCTGGTGCTCGCTCGAGCGCTGCTCGGCGTCGCCGGTGCCACCTTGATGCCGTCGCTCTTCTCGTTGCTGCGCGAGATGTTTCCCGATGATGATCGTCGACGCCTCGCCATCGCGATCATGCTCAGCGCGTTCACCGTCGGCGGCGCGATCGGCCCACTTCTTGGAGGAGCACTCCTGGAGGCGTTCTGGTGGGGAGCGATCTTTCTGATCAATGTGCCGCCGATGGTGGTGCTCGTCGCGCTCGGTCGGTTCGCGCTCCCTGAGCGACGCCAGCCTCAGGCGGGTCGCGTCGATGTGCTGAGTGTCGGGCTCTCGGTCGCGGGGATGCTGGCCGTGGTCTCCGGACTGCAGGAGATCGTCGCCGGCACCGACGGGCGGACCGCGCCGACGTCGTCGTGGCTTCCCTGGATTCTCGTCGTGGCGGGGGCCGTCACGATCACGGCTTTCGTGCGCCGACAGCGACGGCTGGCGGATCCGCTCTTCGATCTTGCGCTTCTGAAGGACCGACGCGTCACGGCGGCGTTGCTGACGCTCCTGCTCACCGGTGTCGGCGTCGTGGGGTTGTTCTTCCTCTTCACGCAGCATTTGCAGTGGGTCGGAGGTTTCACCCCGTTCATCGCCGGCGTGCTGACGTTGCCGTACATCGGGGCGCAGATTCTCGGCTCGTTGATTGCCCCGGCGCTCGTTCGCCGTTTTCGGTCATCGAGCGTCATCTTCAGCGGGCTGCTGGTCGTGGCGCTCGGCGGTGTCCTCGCCGCCGGCGCAGTCGCCATCGGGACGACCGCACTGCTCGTCGGTGCGGTGGCGGTCATCGGCCTCGGTCATGGAACGGCCTTGGCGCTGGTCAGCGATGCCATCATCTCCAGCGCTCCCGAGGACCGCGTCGGGTCCGCCGCGGCAGCGCAGGAGGTCGGCGGTGAACTCGGCACGGCACTCGGTATCGCCATCGGTGGGACGGTCGGCATCGTCGTCTTCCGCGAGTCGCTCGAGCGGCTCGCTCCCACCGGCCTCTCCGAAGAGATTGGCGCCGCGCTCCGCTCGAGTATTCACGAGGCGTTCGCCGTCGCCCGCGCGTCTGCCGGGGGCGCTCCACCGCTCGTCGACCTGGTGCAAGATGCGACGGCGAATGGGTTCATGGTGTACGCGCTCATCTCGGCGGTGCTGGCGGGAGTTGCGGCCGCAATCATCGCGGTCGCGTTCGGCAGGCGCTGATGCTTGCGCCGACATCGCGTGGGGTTCTGAGGTCTCTTGACCCGATTCGGTACTACTAGTATAACTAGAGTTACTTTTACGAATCGGGCGGAGACGATATGAGTGTCACAGCGCCAGGAGACAAGTTCGCGGCCATCGTGAAGGTCGGCCCCAAGGGGCAGATCGTCATTCCGAAGGAGGCGCGCGCGATGTTCGGCATCGAGCCCGGATCCTCCCTCCTGCTCCTCGCGGACGAAGCGCAGGGGATCGCGATTGTGCGTCAGGAGCCGTTCCGCGATTTCATCGACACGGTCATGCCGACCATCCGGGTCGATGAGTAGGGGCGCACGCGGCGTGCTGATGGGTGAGCGGCACATCACCGTCGACGAGTACACCCTCAACGTCGCCGAGGGGCCCGACAACGGTCCGCCCCTCGTGCTGCTGCACGGCCAGGCGGCGCGCTGGCAGGACCATCGCCGCGTGCTTCCGGACCTGGTTGTGCGCTACCGGGTCATCGCGATCGACGTGCCCGGTCACGGCGGATCCGACAACCTGCCCGCCGACGAATACACGTGCGTCGGGGTCGCGGCCTTGCTCGCGGCGGCGATCGAACAGGTGACGGACGATCCCGTCCTGCTGGCCGGTCACTCCTCGGGCGGCGTGCTGGCGCTCGCGATCGCGGCCGCGTACCCGCACCTCGTCCGCGGACTGCTGCTCGAGGATCCGCCGCTCTTCTCGTCGGCCATGCCGCGCGGCGACAGCACGACCGGCGGGGTCCTGCATCGCATCGCGGAGGCATACGTGCGCGAGCAGCCGGAGGCCGAGTTCCAGCGCTACTACCTCGAGCACGCCGACTACTTCTCATTCTTCGGGAAGGCCGCGGCTCGGCTCACGCGCTGGGCGCTGCGGTGGGTCGATCGACACCCGGGCCGGCCCTTGCGGATCTGGTTCCTGCCGCGCGCCGTCGACGTGTGGTTCGAGGGCATGGTCGAGTACGACCCGGCCTTCGGCCGCGCGTGGCAGGTCGGCGCCTGGTACGACGGGTTCGATACCGAGGCGGCGCTGCGGGCGGTATCTGTGCCGACGACGCTGATCCATACGCGCTGGTGGTACGACAAGAACGGCACGTCATATGACGCGGATGGCGTCCTCAAGGCGGCGATGGATGTGGATGACGCTTCTCGCGCGATCTCTTCACTCCCCGACGCCGAGCTGGTGACGATCTCGGGCGGCCACCTCGTGCATTTCGAGCGGCCACGGGACTACGTCGCGGCGCTCGAGGGGCTGGCGAAGCGCTGCCGCTGACCCCGCGGCCGGAGGTTGGCGTCATCGCGACGGGCGGTCGGTCGTCGCGCGGACGTGCGCCCGCTGCCCCTGACGCCCGATGAGGCTGAGGTACTCGACCGGTCCCGAGCTCGTGGCCGCGAACCAGTGGGGCGTGCGGGTGTCGAACTCGGCCGCTTCGCCGGTGTGGAGGCGCAGGTCGTGGTCGCCGAGGACGAGGCGGAGCGTGCCGTTCAGGACGTACGCCCAGTCGTGGCCCTCGTGGGAGCGCAGGTCGGGGATCGCGTCGTCGCTTCCCGTCGGAAGCACGAACTTGAACGCCTGGATCCCTCCCGGGCGGCGGGTGAGCGGAACGATGACGGAGCCGTCTTTACAGGCGATCGGTCGCAGGTCGATCCGCGGATCCGCGGTGCGCGGGGCGTCGACGAGGGAGTCGATCGTGACGCCGTAGTAGCGGGCAAGGGGGAGGAGCTGCTCGAGCGTCGGCCGTCGCACGCCCGCCTCGAGTCGCGACAGCGTGCTCGTCGAGATGCCGGTCGCCGTGGCGAGCGCGGTGAGCGTCACATCGCGCCGCAGGCGAAGGTGCTTGAGTCGCGGGCCGACGGCGTCGAGCGTCTGGTCGGATGCGTTGTCCATCTCGTCAGTTTGCCATTTGGCAAGAATGTTTGCCAATACGGTGATGGGGAAGCGATCCTGTTCTGACCCGGCGGAGAACAGGAGCACGAACATGCCGCGATTCGACAAAACGTACTGGGAAGACCATTGGGATCCGGCGGCGACGGGCCGGGGTCACCGGCTTGCCGCGCATCCCGCCCTCGGGACAGAGACATCGTCTCTTCCGATCGGAACCGCTCTCGACGCGGGCTGCGGATCCGGGGCCGAGGCCACGTGGCTGGCCGGGCGGGGCTGGCGCGTCACCGGCGCCGACATCTCGAGGAACGCGCTCGACACCGCGGCGACTCGGGCGAACGCGGCGGGCCTCAGCGACCGAATCGAGTGGGTCGAGACTGACCTGAGCCGGTGGCAACCCGGGCGCGCGTGGGACCTGGTGACGACCAGCTATGCGCATCCGGACAGCGGTCAGCTGGCCTTCTACGAGCGCATCGCCTCCTGGGTCGCCCCCGGCGGGACGCTGCTGATCATCGCCCACGCCGCTGGCCACCGCCACCACGACGGCGACCACCCCGCCGACGCCGTCGCGACGCTGTCCGACATCACCCGGCTGCTGCTGGCACCGGAGTGGCGGATCGAATCGCGATACGAGAACACCCGCACTCTCCGACCCGGCCACCGCGTCGTCTCCCTGCGCGACGTGATCGTCCGCGCCCGCCGTCGAGCATGAAGGAAACCCTATGACCACCCCACCATCACTCGGAACCCTCGCTCCCGCCGACGTCATCGACGATCCGCGCCGCACCGCCGCTCCTCGGAGTCCGGCGCGGAGTGCCGCGCCGTCCCGGTGAACAGTGAGGCGGGCCTCGCGCAACCCCCTATCGCGCACGCGCGAACGCACGCAGAATGCTCGCGTGATGAACACGTCCGAATCGAATCCGAGCGAGTGGCACGGATCTGCGAACGGCCAGCATCGATGAGCGCGGCGCCGAATGGGTCGACATCATTGCCGAAGGGGAGGTTCTTCGCGCTGACGTGGACCATCCCTGACAACTACGGGGGCCTGACCAGCGCGATGCTGCACCGCTCACGCGCGTTCGTGCGGCTCGGTGCCGTCCCGGTCGAGATCCTGACGTTCAAGGACGGCCCGGACTACGCGGACATCCAGCGCCGACTGCTCGCCAACGGCGAGATGTTGCCGGGAATGCGGCTCACCAACCTCTGGGAGTGGCTGCGTGAGCACGACGTCGTACCCTCGGCTTCGCCCCTGGGCGCGTCGCAACGGGCGTTCACCCCACTCGGTGCGGACCGGTCGTACCGCTCTGTGCACCGCGGTGGCATGGAATTGCAGCGAAGCCGCCTGGCCGCTGATGGGAAGACCGTGCTGCAGACCGACTATTACCGACCGGACGGCTCTCTTCTCGTCAGCGACCGTCAGGACACGACCGAAGCTGGCACGCGGGGCGGCCGCTCGGTGGTCCTCTGCGACGGGGACGGTCAGCCGGCGCGTTCCTGGGGGAGCAAGTGGGCGTTGTACCGATACTGGCTCGACCAGCTCACAGCGGGAGACGAGGACTGCTACCTCATCGCAGACAGCAAGCCGGTGTCCCGATTCCTGCACACCTACAGACGTCGTCGGCGCACGACGATGGCGGTCATCCACGGCTCCCATCTCGCCGGCAGCATCGGACCCTGGGGCAGGCTGCGACCGTCTCGGGCGGAAGTGTTTCGCCATCTCGACGGCTATGACGCGGTCGTCTTTCTCACCGATCGGCAGCGGCGCGACGTGTCCCTCATGTTCGGACGCCGCTCAAACCTCCGCGTCATCCCAAACAGTCGGGTCATGTCGACGCCGCCTGGGTGGGAACGTTCGCCGAGTAGCGGTATCGTCCTCGGCGCCTTGTCGCGACTCAAGCGCCCAGAACACGCCGTACGCGCGGTACGGCTCGCTCGCCGCTTCGACAAGAACGTTTCGCTCGACATCTACGGTGGCGGACCGCAGCGCCCCGCACTCGAACGGCTCATCTCGGATGCAGAACGACACGGGCCGATCCGGCTGCACGGATACGACCGCGACGCACGTGATCGGCTCTCCTCGGCGTCCTTCCTGCTCCTGACCTCACGCTCGGAAGGATTCGGGCTCGTGCTGCTCGAAGCCATGAGCGCGGGCTGCATTCCGATCGCCTACGACATCCGCTACGGGCCCGCCGATCTCATCCAGCACGGTCGCAACGGCTTCCTCATCACACGCGGCAACCTTCCCGGGCTGGCGCGCGCCATTCTCCGACTCCAGCGAATGCCACCGCGTCAGGTGACACAGATGCGGGAAGCCGCGCGTCGCACGGCTGAGAAATACCGTGACGAGGCCACGGTGCCACTGTGGGCGAAGGAACTGGACGTGGCCAGGAAGCGCAACCGTGAAACTCTCAGCGCTTCGTGAGCCCGTTCCCGCCCCGACGCCGACGGCGTCTCCGATCCGTCACACCGACACGGGCGGCGACAGGACGTGCTCGAGGTCGCTGGCGTCAACGAGCGGATCATCGAGGTCCACCGTCAGCTGCGAATGAGCGATCATCTTCGCTGACCCGGTGATCGTGGAGTGCAGCGCCGCGTACTCGCCGACGCGCGCACGGCCGAGCACCTTTCCGAGGAAGCGGTTGCCGCGCGGCGAAATCGTCTCGAGTGCTTCGCCCTCGCGGATCTCGCCACGCTGCGCCATCAGCGCCAGCCGCGCCGAGGTTCCGGTCCCGGTGGGGGAGCGGCAGAGCACCCCCGGGTGCACGTATGTCGCCGACGGTGACTCGTATCTGCCGTCGCCGATCGCCGTCACCGGCCCTCGGAAGTGCGCGAACGGAAGCGGCCCGACCGCGCCGAGCTCCGGATGCTCTTCCTTCAGGCCGGGACGGGCGGCACGGACGAACGCGTCGCCGAAGGCCGTCAGGGCGATCTGCTCCTCCGAGGTCAGGTGGAAGCCGTGCTCCGTGGCGTCGATCACCGCGTAGTAGGCGCCAGACCAGACGAGATCGAACCGCACGGTTCCGTAGTGCGGCACCTCGACGCTCAGCCCCTCGTCAGCGACATAGGCGGGCTCGCCGCGGGTCGTAATCGAACGGACTCGGCCGCCGGAATTTTCTGCCGTGATCCGTGCCAGGCCCGCCGGGGACTCGAGGACGATCTCCTGCCGTCCGTCCTGCATCGGGATCGTCCCGCTCTGCAGGAGGGCCGTCGCCGTGCAGATCGTGTTCGATCCGGAGTACAGCGGGTAGCCCATCGCCTCCATGATGATGTAGCCGGCCTGGGCCTCCGGGTGGCTCGGCTCGACGATCAGATCCACCGACATCGCCGGATCCCCGTAGGGTTCGGAGAGCAGCAGTCGGCGCAGTCCGTCGCCCTCGTGCTGCAGGTAGCGCGCCTTCTCCAACACGGTGGCGCCGGGGAGCGGACCGACGCCGTCGAGGACGATGCGACTGACGTCGCCTCCGGATTGCGTGTCGATGAGGGTCAGGGTGCGTTCACGATCCTGCATGGGGTGCTCCGATCCGCTCCCAGTGCCGGTCGGGCACCACGACGAGCTTGCCGATGAATGACTTGTCCATGAAGGTCCGCTGCGCATCGTGGAAGTCTGAGAGGCGGAACGTGCGGTCGAGCAGCGGGCGGATCTCACCGGTCTGGATGTAGCCCGCCAGGCGGCGGAAATCGGTGCGGGTGCCCTGCGACGACCCGTTCAGTTGCAGCTGCTTCAGGTACATGGTGCGCAGGTCGAGCTCGACGACGGGCCCGCCGATCGCGCCCGCCGTCGTATATCGGCCCTCCGGGCGCAGGATCCGCAGCAGGTCGTTGAACATCGGCCCCGCGACGAGGTCCGCGACGACGTCAATGGGGCCATCGACGACGCGTTCGACGTCGGTCACGAGGTCACCGCCGCGCAGGATCACGTCCTCTGCGCCGATCTGCCGCAGAGCATCCTCCTTACCGGGGCTCGACACGGCGTACGGCACCGCGCCGCGCACCCGCGCGAGCTGGATGATCGCGGATCCGACGCCGCCCGAGGCGCCCGTGACGAGCACGCGATCGCCCCGCGCGACGCGCGCGCGCTCCAACATCTGCTCTGCCGTGAGATACGCGCAACAGAAGGTCGCCAGCTCGGCGTCGGAGATGTCGGCCGTGATCTCGTGCGCGTTGGCGGCGGGCACCACCTGGTACTCCGCGTACCCGCCGTCGCGCCCGTGACCGATGTAGTCGATGTCGGCAAGGCTGTCGTCGCCCTCGGGCCTGTTGTAGATACTGAAATCGACCATGACGCGCTCGCCGATGCGGTCGGGCGAAACGCCTGACCCGACTGCGACGATCTCGCCGACAGAATCTGTTCCCTGGATCCGCGGGAACTCGAGCGTCGATCGCCCGCGTCGCCAGGTCGAGACCGACGCGGGGTCGGTCTCGGTGCCGTATGCGCCCTCGCGCACCCACACGTCGGTGTTGTTCATACCGCACGCGTGGACGTCGATGAGCACTTCGTCCGGGCCCGGTGCCGGTGTCGGCACGTCCCGGTAGACCAGCTGTTCCAAACCGCCGTGCCCTACGAGCTGCACGGCCTTCATCTCCGCGGGAATCGCGGTGGTCTCGGCCATCATGAGACCGAGTGTAGGGGCGCGGACGCCCGCACGGAATAGCTATCAGGCATGCCCCGGATGAGGTGTTGCGCCCGAGACCGGCGACGGCCAGTCTGGGGAGCATGGAGACGATCGGCGGGGTGGGCGTGAGGCGCGCCGTGGTGACGGCGGCTGACGGAGCGCGACCATGACGTGGGCGCTCATCGCCGACCTGTTCGGCACGTTCTTCTTCGCGATCTCGGGCTGTCTGCTCGCCGTCGGTCGCGGCTACGACCTCGTCGGATCCCTGCTGCTCGGCGCGCTGACGGGGCTGGGCGGCGGCGTCATCCGCGACGTGATCATCGGACGCCTGCCCGTCGCGTTCGACCAGCCGGTCTACCTGCTGCCGCCGGTCCTCGCGGCGCTGCTCGTGTTCGCCATCGCGCCCAGCGTGCAGCGCTTCCGGCGCACGCTGTTGGTGTTCGACGCCGGCGGGCTCGGCCTGTTCTGCACGACGGGCACGGTCATCGCCCTGAGCGCCGGCCTGAACCCGATCGCGGCCATCGTACTCGGCGTCACGAGCGCGGTCGGCGGCGGACTGCTGCGGGACGTGGTCGCCAACCGTGATCCGCAACTGTTCAACCCGAACGACCTCTACGCGGTCCCCGCAATTCTTGGTGCGGCTCTCCTCGTCGGACTCTGGGTCCTCGGCTGGCACTCATCGCTCACTGGCTTCGCCGTCGCGGCGTTCGTGTTCCTGTTCCGCGTCGTGTCGCTGCGTTTCAAGTGGCGGATCCCGCACGCGAGCCCGCCTCGCGGCAGCGAAGAGCCGTGACGGTCTCGGCTCAGGGGTGGGTGATCGAGTCTGGCTCGCTCGCCCGGATCTGCTCGGTCTCGATCTGGAAGGTCGTGTGGTCGATGCGCACGTCGAAGTGCTCGGCGACGCATCGCTTCGCTGCGTCGAGGACCTCCGCGGCGTGGCCGTCGGTGAAGCATTCGTCGCGCACGACGAGGTGACCCGTAAGTGTGGCCAGTCCCGTCCCGACCGTCGACGCGTGGAGGTCGTGCACGTCCGTGACGTGCTCCAATTCGCGCAGGTGGCGCCGCACGTCGTCGAGGTCGAGGCCGACGGGGGTGAACTCCATGAGCACCCGCATCGTCTCGCGGACGATGATGGCTGCCCGCGGCACGATGAGCGCGGCGATGACGAGGCTCGCGATGGGGTCGGCACGCAGGAAGCCCGTCGTCGCGATGACGATCGCCGCGACGATCACGGCGACGGATCCGAGCGCGTCGTTGACGACCTCGAGGAAGGCCGCGCGCATGTTGACGTTCGCGTTGCGCTGAGTCGTGAGCACCGCGATCGCGATGACGTTCGCCGTGAGGCCGACGACGCCGAACACGAGCAGTCCGACTCCCGGCACCTCCGGGGGATCCACCAGCCGCCGGATGCCCTCGATCGCGCTGTAGATTCCCACGACGATGAGCAGGGCCGCCTGGGCGAGCGCGGCGATCACCTCGGCGCGTCGAAACCCCCACGTGCGCGTCGAGCTCGCGGGTCGCAGCATGAGCGTCGCGGCCACGAATGCCACGGCGAGTCCGGCCGCATCCGTGAGCATGTGCGCCGTGTCGGTGAGCAGTGCGAGGCTGCCGGTCATGACGGATCCGATCGCCTGCGCGACGAAGACTGCGAACGTCAGACCGAACGCGATCGCGAGGCGAGCGCGGTTGTCGACCGCGGCGCCCGGAGGATGATGAGCACCCACGCAGGCCCCCTCTCTTCTCGCCGTCGAGCATACCGGGGCGACCGGAGAGACTGCTGTGCTCAAGTCCTGATGAGAGGGTAAATCAGAACCATTATCGACAGCGACCTGAGCGGCGCCGCGGCGCGTCAGTCGAGCCCGAGGTCCTTTCGGATCCGGGCCACGTGACCGGTCGCCTTGACGTTGTACTTCGCCAACGCGATCTTCCCGTCCTCGTCGACGACAAACGTCGAGCGGATGACACCCTCGACGACCTTGCCGTAGTTCTTCTTCTCGCCCCAGACGCCGTACGCGAGATGCACCGTGCGGTCCGGATCGCTGAGAAGCGGGTACGTCAGCGCGTCGCGCTCGGCGAACTGCTTCAGCTTCGCGGGCTCGTCGCGCGAGATGCCGACGACGTCGTAGCCAGCGCCCTGCAACGATGCGAGGGAGTTGCGGAAGTCGCAGGCCTCGGTGGTGCACCCGGGGGTCATGGCCGCCGGGTAGAAGAACAGCACGACCTTGCGACCGCGGAAGTCGGCGAGCGAGACGGCCGTGCCGTCCTGGTCGAGCAGCGAGAAGTCGGGTGCGGGGGATCCTGCCTCGAGGCGCGTGTCAGTCATCTGTGCCAGCCTACTCAGCCGAGCTCGAGCTCTGTGCGAATTGGGTCGAACTCGATGAGCTTCGCGCCGCTCAGCACACCGTTGCGGTAGGCCGACTCGATCACGACCGTCGCCGTGGCGACGTCCATCGGGATCTGGAACACGGCGGCGCGCTCGAACACGTCCGTGAGCCCCTTCGGGTCGTTGATCGGTTGGAAGACCTGCTCGTCCGGGGCCTCGAGCCGGATGGACGTCTCGTCGTACGTCGCGGACTCGCTGAGGTGCCAGTCGACGTCGATCGCAAGATACATCTGCTCGGGCGCGGCCCAGCCGTCGCCCTGGCCGCGCCCGGCATCGAGGTACGGCGTGGCGATCGCACCGGTGACCTGGCCTTGCACGGTCGCCGGCCCGGAGATCCAATGCTCGAACGTCGTGTCGAGCTTCTCCGCGTTCGTCAGCGTGACCTCACGCGGCCCGGGGTAGGCGTGCGGGACGTCGCTGTCGATGCGGATGCCGTCCACGAGGCTCACGGACTGGCGCGCGTCGGCGGTCTCGATCTCGATGAGGGCGTCCTCGGGGGAGTGGTCCTCCGGCACGCTCATTACGATCGTGCCCATGCTGCGGGCGTCGTTATTCGACGTGCTGAGCAGCTGCATGCCGTCCGCTCCCGGGGACTTGACGACGACGTCCGTGCGGGGTGCGGATCCGCGCGGCTCCCATTCCGGGTCCATGGTCTCGTAGCGGCTGACGAGCAGCGCGTACCCGTCGGCGGCGCGGACCTCCGCTGGGGTCTCGCCGTCCTCGTCTGCGTCGAGTGCGTCGCCGGTGAGGTCCTCGTACACCGCAGCACTGATCGTCGGGACGACTCCCGCGTGGGTGATCTGAACGGCGAGGCCCGGTGCATGCACGCCACTCTCGGCGCCGGCGTCGATCTCCGTCAGCTCGACGTCGCCGAGCAGCTGGGTCGTGCCGGCGAGGTCCGGCTCTGCGGCCGGCAGCGAGGCATCGACCGCGGCCGCTTCCGCCGTCTCACCGGTGGAGCCCTCCGTCACGGCGTCGCGGAGCGGAAGTGACAGGCTGCACGACGCGAGGCCAGCGGCGAGAGCGAGAGTCAGGGCCGCTGCTGCGGTGCGACGGGCGCGGATGTTCATGGGACCTCCAGGTGCGTGACACAAACAGCGATCGACCATACCCGAGAAATCAACAGGTGATGGAATCTGGCGAGCGGGCGTCAGTGCTCGTCGCGGTGGGCGAACGTCTCCAGCAGGCCCT
This genomic interval carries:
- a CDS encoding DUF6804 family protein produces the protein MSERNQSAAAYQRNALAPSILAAAALFLAPVFIDAGWTTILLFVVAILSLITAWFAVQAKQWWWIPIFVAIAVVWNPVFPFAFSGPLWTAAQPVAAIVFLVAGAMIKVPQP
- a CDS encoding TetR/AcrR family transcriptional regulator, which codes for MSTPSSSAAQTGRPRDRHLDHAILAATLAILDESGYQELSLGGVARRAGTSRPAIYRRWPDRVHLALAAIGSRLEAPLSPDTGCTLCDLDESFKVFLVAYRQIRPDALSAILAECAATPELRAQYLDTLIEPARRAVGHTLDRATARGDLRPDADRNLLLDTVGSLVHYFALFCDRHITDAEAEHAIETLLRGAAVDYEALVAHSLALEETEPPKESHHRHHTFDPSTLE
- a CDS encoding MFS transporter; this translates as MMKRNDEVLAYPRTRAWWGLALLVAPMLAVASDLTALFFAVPTLTGDLGATATESLWIVHAYGFLIAGFLVTMGRVSDRVGARRLLLWGALAFAALSMVAAFAWSPISLVLARALLGVAGATLMPSLFSLLREMFPDDDRRRLAIAIMLSAFTVGGAIGPLLGGALLEAFWWGAIFLINVPPMVVLVALGRFALPERRQPQAGRVDVLSVGLSVAGMLAVVSGLQEIVAGTDGRTAPTSSWLPWILVVAGAVTITAFVRRQRRLADPLFDLALLKDRRVTAALLTLLLTGVGVVGLFFLFTQHLQWVGGFTPFIAGVLTLPYIGAQILGSLIAPALVRRFRSSSVIFSGLLVVALGGVLAAGAVAIGTTALLVGAVAVIGLGHGTALALVSDAIISSAPEDRVGSAAAAQEVGGELGTALGIAIGGTVGIVVFRESLERLAPTGLSEEIGAALRSSIHEAFAVARASAGGAPPLVDLVQDATANGFMVYALISAVLAGVAAAIIAVAFGRR
- a CDS encoding AbrB/MazE/SpoVT family DNA-binding domain-containing protein; the protein is MSVTAPGDKFAAIVKVGPKGQIVIPKEARAMFGIEPGSSLLLLADEAQGIAIVRQEPFRDFIDTVMPTIRVDE
- a CDS encoding alpha/beta fold hydrolase yields the protein MSRGARGVLMGERHITVDEYTLNVAEGPDNGPPLVLLHGQAARWQDHRRVLPDLVVRYRVIAIDVPGHGGSDNLPADEYTCVGVAALLAAAIEQVTDDPVLLAGHSSGGVLALAIAAAYPHLVRGLLLEDPPLFSSAMPRGDSTTGGVLHRIAEAYVREQPEAEFQRYYLEHADYFSFFGKAAARLTRWALRWVDRHPGRPLRIWFLPRAVDVWFEGMVEYDPAFGRAWQVGAWYDGFDTEAALRAVSVPTTLIHTRWWYDKNGTSYDADGVLKAAMDVDDASRAISSLPDAELVTISGGHLVHFERPRDYVAALEGLAKRCR
- a CDS encoding helix-turn-helix domain-containing protein, encoding MDNASDQTLDAVGPRLKHLRLRRDVTLTALATATGISTSTLSRLEAGVRRPTLEQLLPLARYYGVTIDSLVDAPRTADPRIDLRPIACKDGSVIVPLTRRPGGIQAFKFVLPTGSDDAIPDLRSHEGHDWAYVLNGTLRLVLGDHDLRLHTGEAAEFDTRTPHWFAATSSGPVEYLSLIGRQGQRAHVRATTDRPSR
- a CDS encoding SAM-dependent methyltransferase, yielding MPRFDKTYWEDHWDPAATGRGHRLAAHPALGTETSSLPIGTALDAGCGSGAEATWLAGRGWRVTGADISRNALDTAATRANAAGLSDRIEWVETDLSRWQPGRAWDLVTTSYAHPDSGQLAFYERIASWVAPGGTLLIIAHAAGHRHHDGDHPADAVATLSDITRLLLAPEWRIESRYENTRTLRPGHRVVSLRDVIVRARRRA
- a CDS encoding glycosyltransferase, whose amino-acid sequence is MPKGRFFALTWTIPDNYGGLTSAMLHRSRAFVRLGAVPVEILTFKDGPDYADIQRRLLANGEMLPGMRLTNLWEWLREHDVVPSASPLGASQRAFTPLGADRSYRSVHRGGMELQRSRLAADGKTVLQTDYYRPDGSLLVSDRQDTTEAGTRGGRSVVLCDGDGQPARSWGSKWALYRYWLDQLTAGDEDCYLIADSKPVSRFLHTYRRRRRTTMAVIHGSHLAGSIGPWGRLRPSRAEVFRHLDGYDAVVFLTDRQRRDVSLMFGRRSNLRVIPNSRVMSTPPGWERSPSSGIVLGALSRLKRPEHAVRAVRLARRFDKNVSLDIYGGGPQRPALERLISDAERHGPIRLHGYDRDARDRLSSASFLLLTSRSEGFGLVLLEAMSAGCIPIAYDIRYGPADLIQHGRNGFLITRGNLPGLARAILRLQRMPPRQVTQMREAARRTAEKYRDEATVPLWAKELDVARKRNRETLSAS
- a CDS encoding proline racemase family protein; the protein is MQDRERTLTLIDTQSGGDVSRIVLDGVGPLPGATVLEKARYLQHEGDGLRRLLLSEPYGDPAMSVDLIVEPSHPEAQAGYIIMEAMGYPLYSGSNTICTATALLQSGTIPMQDGRQEIVLESPAGLARITAENSGGRVRSITTRGEPAYVADEGLSVEVPHYGTVRFDLVWSGAYYAVIDATEHGFHLTSEEQIALTAFGDAFVRAARPGLKEEHPELGAVGPLPFAHFRGPVTAIGDGRYESPSATYVHPGVLCRSPTGTGTSARLALMAQRGEIREGEALETISPRGNRFLGKVLGRARVGEYAALHSTITGSAKMIAHSQLTVDLDDPLVDASDLEHVLSPPVSV